One Isoptericola dokdonensis DS-3 genomic window, CACCTCGACCCAGGTCGTGTCGTTGGCGAGGTCGAGCCGTTCCACCGAGGCGCTGTGCACGCGGCCGCCGAGCAGGTGCTCGAGGTGGGCGACCAGCTCGCCGTGGTCGGTGACGGCCCGGTCGACGACGACGTGCGCGGTGCGGTGGGCGGCGAACAGGCGCGGGCTGTCGGCGAGCGACATGACGAGAAGGATGAGCGCCATCCCGGCGACGGCGAGCCAGCCGACGGACGACCCGAGGCCGCCGAGGAGGCCGAGGGCGAGGGACGCGAAGTAGTAGGCGACCTCGTACTGGGAGAGCTCGTTGGAGCGCAGCCGGATGATCGACAGCACACCGAACAGGCCGAGGCCGAGGCCGGCGCCGACGCTGCTCTGGGCGAGGACGGACGCGACGGCGATCACTCCGACGTTCATCCCGAGGAACGCGACGACGAGGTCGCGGCGGCGGTGGCGCGGGAAGTAGAGGGCGAAGGTGAGGACCGCGATGGCGACGGCGTCGATCGCGTAGAGGAGGTAGGGCGACATGGTTCGGCTCCGGGTGTCGGGTGCGGCGCGGGCCGCGACGGGGACTCGGTCATGAGCAGCGAGTGAACACGGCCCGGCCGGTGGGGGACTGTGCCCGGCCTGCGGTTTTGCTGGGAAGCCTGGTGATTCGGCCCGGCGAGACTTGTCAGGCGAGATAACGAATCGGTGGAGATCGCGGTGTGTCCCTGGTCACAGCGGACGCTCAGGCGCTAACTTGCAGGAGTCCGAACAAACTCCTGTGCTCCCAGTGAGGCTCATCGATGAGACACCGTTCGACCCCGAGCCGCCGCGCGGCTCTCGCCCTGGTCACCGCCGGCGCGCTCGTCGTCGGCACCGGCGCGGCCGCCCACGCGGCCAAGCCGTCCGCCCCCGACGCCGGCTCCACCCACGACGCCGACGGCGTCAACGGGTTCCGCACCCTCGGCTACTTCCCCGGCTGGGGTGTCGCCGACTCCCACGACTACGAGGTCGCCGACCTCGTCAAGACCGGCGCCGTGGCGGACCTCACGCACCTCACCTACGCCTTCGGCAACGTCACCACCGACCTCGTGTGCGACATCAGCGACGACGTCGTGCCCGACGGCGGGATCGACGCCGGGCAGCCCGAGGGCGACCCGGAGAACGACTACCTGCGCCTCGTCGGCGCGAGCGACTCCGTCGACGGCGTCGCCGACACCCCCGACCAGGCCCTTGCCGGCAACTTCAACCAGCTCCGCAAGCTCAAGGAGCTGTACCCCGACCTGCAGATCACCATCTCGCTCGGCGGCTGGACCTGGTCCGACAACTTCTCCGAGGCCGCGCTCACCGCGGAGTCCCGCCAGCGGCTCGTCGACTCCTGCATCTCCACGTACCTCGACGGCGACCTGCCCGTCTACGGGGAGCAGGGTGGCGACGGCGTCGCCGCGGGCATCTTCGACGGCTTCGACGTCGACTGGGAGTGGCCCGCGGACACCGGCGAGCACCCCTCGCCGAACCCGGCCGTCGACAAGGAGAACTTCCTCGCGCTCATGGAGCTGTTCCGCGCCGAGCTCGACGAGCGCTCCGCCGTCACCGGCGAGGACTACCTGCTCACCGGGTTCGCACCCGCCGGCTGGGGCCCGCGCACCAACGGCGGCTGGGTCGACCCGCGCCTCGCGGACGTCGTCGACTTCCTCAACATCCAGGGCTACGACTACCACGGCACCTGGGTCGCCAACCGCACCGGCCACCAGGGCAACCTGCACCCCTACGCCTGGCCCGACAACCCCAGCGCCAACTGGGGCCTCGCCGCCGACGGGCTGCTCGGCGCCTACCGTGCCGCCGGGTACGACGACGACCAGATCGTCCTCGGCCTCGCCGCCTACGGCCAGGGCTGGCGCGGCGTCGACGACCCCACCCCCGGCGCACCCGCCGAGGCCGCCGTCGGCGTGAAGAACTACTCCGAGCTGCACGACCTCGGCACCGAGTACTACGACGAGGAGGCCGTCGCCGCCTACCGCTACGACGGCGACCAGTGGTGGAGCCTCGACACCCCGCGCTCCGTGGCCGCCAAGGCCTCCTGGGTCGCCGAGAACGGCTACGGCGGCGCCTACTTCTGGGACATCGCCGGTGACTACAAGAACGAGCTCGGCGGCACCCTCGCCGACACGTTCCGCGCCGCCACCCCCGGCCCGCTCGTCGAAGGCCCCGGCGCCGCCCCCTGGTACGCCTCCGGCGTGTACACCGCCGGGGACGTCGTGGCCCACAACGGCACCGAGTACCAGGCGCGCTGGTGGACCCGCGCCCAGGAGCCCGGCGCCAAGAACGGCCCCTGGGTGAAGGTCGGTCCCCGCGGAACCTTCCCCGTCAGCGCCGAGGACTGCGCCCCCGCGTACGACCCCGCCGCCACGTACTCCAACGGTGACGTCGTCTCCCAAGCCGGCGTCAACCACACCGCCATGTGGTGGACCCGCGGCCAGTCGCCCGCCGCCAACACCTGGAACGCGTGGGACGCCGGGACGCCCTGCGCCTGACCCTCGCGCCACGAGGTAGTACCGCCGGTCGTGAGGTCGTACCCCAGGGGTGCGACCTCACGACCGCCGGTACTACCTCGCAGGCCGTGACCGACGTCGCAGGACGGCGGATTTCGCCGGAGGCATCCGGTCCGGTAGCATCGTCAGGCCGGTCCGTCCGGCGAAGGTAGCGTGTCCGAGCGGCCTAAGGAGCACGCCTCGAAAGCGTGTGTGGGTGCAAGTCCACCGTGGGTTCAAATCCCACCGCTACCGCCACCCGAAGGGCCCCACCCGCAGAATCATGCGGCTGTGGGGTCCTTCGTCGTTTCCCGTACTCCTTTTTCACTCCGTTTTCCCTTCCGGGACGCCCGACGACGACGCCTGGGTGACGAGCTGGTCGATCACCGTCCGCAGGTCCGGGGCGACGTGGGTCCGCTTCACGTAGTGCCGCACCGTGGTGCCCTCGTCAGCGTGCCCGAGCAGCGCGGTCGCGTTGGCGATCGTGGTCGAGTTGGCGACCTGGGTGGCGACGGTGCGGCGGAAGTCGTGCGGTGTGACCTTGGTGCCGATGGCGGCCTGCGCGTCGCGGAGCTGGTCGCGGATCCGGCTCGGCGAACGCGGCGTAGCGCTGGTGGACGGGAACACCAGAGCGTCCGGCCCGCCGTCGAGCCCGAGGTCCAATGCCTCGGTGATGGCCGCGACGACGAAGTCTGGCAGGGTGATGGTCCGGCGTGACGAGTCCGACTTGGGCTTCGACTGCCGCAGCAACCGCCCCTCGACCCGGACCACGGTGCCCGTCACGGTGAGCGTCGGGATCAGAGCCTCGAGGTCGAGGTCCGCCTCCCGCAGCGCCAGGCACTCACCGATCCGCAGGCCGGTGCCGAGCATCGTGTCCACGATCTGCGGCAGCAGCGTGACGTTCCGCCGACCGCGGGGGAGCGCGGGACGGTCCTCCCACTCCCGCACGGCCTTGCGCAGCAGCGCGATGTCCTCCAGCCCGAGCGCACGGACCTCGGCCCGCCGCGGCTTGCGCACCGTCACGGCGTCCCGCACCGGGTTGAACGGCGCGGCCCCGTACCGGACGCACATCATCATGACCTGCGACAGCACGTTGCGAGCCTGGCGGGCGGTGTCGAACTTTTGCGCCGAACTCAACGCCATGAGCACCCGGTTCACCGCGACAGGCGTCACCTCCCGCACCCGCAGCGCTCCGAACGCCGGACGGAGGTCCCGCTCCAACACGCCGAGATACGTCGCGAGCGACTGCGGCGTGATCTGCCCCTCGACCCGCTTCTCTGACACCCACTGGTCGAAGACGACCGTCATCCGGGACTCCGGCGTGATCGCGGCGCCACCGCTGGTCGTGCCGTCCGTGCTCGCACGGTGCAGCTTGTCCTCCAAGCGACGCTGCGCAGCGGCACCGGACGGCCCGCGGGCCTCGTACTTGTGCAGCACCCCGGTGAAGTCGCGGTACAGCGCCTGAGCCCGCCAGACGCCGGGGGAGATCTCACGGCGGCGAATCTGCCCCCAGCGTCCCGGCTCGATGGGCTTGCGCGGCACGGCTCAGCCCACCGCGCGGTCGTCGGTGACGCGATCCAACCACGCCTCGACGTCGTCGGGCCGGTAGCGCAGCCGAGCGCCGACACGGACCACGTTCGGCCCACCACCGCGGCTCGACCACGCGTACACGCAATGCAGGCTCACGCCCAGGTAGTCGGCCAGCTCGTCCGGCGTCATCAGGCGCCGACGGGTGGACGTCCGGTCGATCTGGCTCACGCTCGTGGTGCTCATGGCTCTTCCTCCTACGTCGTCGTGGTGGACCTGCAGATCACTTCTTCGAATGTCTTAGCTCGGGTCTGGACCGGTGAGCTAGCGTCATGCCAGCCCGCCCAAGGCGCACCCAAGAGGTAAAGGCGCGTCCTGCCCGCAGTTGGAGAGGGTGGTTGCCCGTTCGAGCCGGGCCGGGTCCAGGAGTCCCTCATGCTGCGGGCGTGATCGGGACTTCACCGCCGCGGGTGCGCGCCTTCCACTGGGCGTACTCGCGAGCACGCGCGGCTGCGGCGTCGGCGAGAGCCTTGTCGCCCGGGTTGGTCCAGCCGGTGCCGGCGTAGGTCCAATGCCCGATGACGAGCGTCGTGTCCTCGTCGTCGGCGAGCAGGCGGTTCTCGAGGTCGGCGGTGTCCATCGGTGTGCCGTCGCGATCGGCGTCGGCCTTGAGCTTCTGGAACCTGGCACGGGCCCGGCGGAGTCGTCCGAGGGGGATGGAGTAGCGGCGCGACTTGCTGGAGAAGTGGCCGCGGAAGCCGAGCATGTGCGCCCACTTGGTCAAAAGCCGGTAGGGGCTGTCAGCGCACTGCCCGCACAGGCAGCCGTCGTCGTCCTCGGGGTCCGGGCCGGCGAGCCCACGGCACGCGGTACGGGCGCGTTCGGCAAGCCACCGGCAGGTGCGGATGAGGCGCTGGTGGTGCGGTCGCGGCGCGGACGGGTCGGTGCCGGTGCCCTTGGTGGAGTACTTGGCGAGGTAACCGGCTACCTGTTCGGGGCGCAGGTCGTCGGTGCCGTCGTCGTTGTCCGGCACGCCGGAGCGCACGCACCGCACGTCGAGCTGCTTGCCAAAGCGGAGCAGGCGCGGGACGTCGCCGCCGTCGACCGGGGGAGCGGTGACCACGACGGACCGGGCGGCGTCCTTGGCGGCCTGGGCCAGGGTCTTGCCGTCGAGGGGTGCGGGGGAGCCGGGGCCGTCGGGTCCGTCGAGGCGGATGAGGGCGTGGAAGTGCACGAGGCCGCGCACCTGGTATTCGGCGACCTTGGCGAACTGCACCGAGGCGACGTCGCGCAGGGCGGACTCGGGGACGCCGAGGCGGTCGGCGACCTGGCGGCGTAGGGCGATGGTGAAGCGGCGCCACAGCTCGGGGGCGTGCCACTGCCACACGACGGCGGAGTGCCAGTCGTAACAGGCCTCGCACAGTGGCCCGCCCACGAGGGGGTCGGTGTCGGAGTGCTGGGCGGTGCACGAGCGGGGGCGGCCGTGCGGGCAGACGCCGGTGCCGTGGGGGCGGCAGCGTCCGCCGCCGCGCTTGCCTCCGGTGCCGTGGACGTGCCCGAACGACGGCGCGGTGAGGGTCGCGAAGACGAGCGGGTTGTCCGCGACGGTGTCGGGGACGGTCTTGCCGCCGAGCAGGCCTGCGCGGATCATCTCGAACGTGTCGCGGGCGTACACGCGGGAGCAGGCGGGGCAGACGGACTCGCGTCGGTTGCCGCATGCCCGGTACAGGGTGGCGAGCGGGGCGTCGGCGGAGCTGAACTGCGACAGCACCTCGCCCGTCGCCGCGTCGATCGTCGTCGAGGTGCCCTGCAGCCGGATGGGGTGGGAGCAGTAGCCGGTGAGGGCAGCCGCTTCGGCGAAGGCGCCCGTCGTGCGGTCGCGCAGGCGGGCCACGATTCCAGCAGCCTGCGCGTCCGTGAGGTCGACCAGGTCGAGAGGGACCTCGGGGGAATGCCCCCAGAAGCCCTCAGCCGTCGCCGTGGCCGCGTTCATCAGGCGACCTCGGCGTCCCGCTCGACGGTCGACCTGCGGGGGGATCGCTTGCGCGGCGTTCGCGGACGCGGCGCCGTCTCGACGGGCTCGCCCGGAGCACCCGCCGGGACATCGTTGCCCACGGGGGAGCCCGCCTCGGCTTCGGTGGGCAGCGGGGGAACGGGCGGTGCCGGGTAGGTGGCGGCGACCATGCGGATGAAGTCGTCGGCCCAGTAGTCCGCGCGCACCCGTTCGACGTGGCCGTCGTCCCCGACGAGGTACCCGGCGCCGGGCATGGTGGCCGCGACGTGGTGTGCGGGCGCGGCAGCGGCCATGCCTTCTCCGAGGACCATGCGCGTCTCGGACGCCGACGCGAGTCGTAGCGCGATCGTCTGGGTGAACAGTTCCCGCATGCCCACGGTCTCCTTGCGCGGGTCCTGCACGAACGCGACGACCATGACCCCGAACGCGCGCCCCTGCGTCAGGATCAGCTTCAGCAGCGTTGCGGCCTCGTTGACGACGTCCTTGGAGGCGTAGGCGGTCAGCACGGCGAGTTCGTCGATCATCAGCACGTGGACGGGATCGCCCGGTGTCGGGGTGAACGAGCGCGACAGGCCACGCATGAGGCTCTGCCGGTCGACGATGACGCGGTGCAGGTCCGCGAGGAGCCGGACGGCGTCGGGCTCGTTCATGGCGACGTGGGAGAACATCGGCGCGCCGACCGCGACCTCGACGCCGCCCTTGAGGTCGACGCCCCACAGCTGCACCATCCCGGCGTGCGAGGCCGGAGCGAGGTTCCCGGCGATGCCCCAGAAGATCGACCCCTTCCCTGATCCGGAGCGGCCGACGACGAGGGTGTGCCGGGCTGTGAGATCGAGGCGCCAGGGTGATCCGTCCGAGGTGCGCCCGAGGGTGACCGCGCCAGTCTCGATCGCGGACGGGATGACCGGCAGGGTCGGCACGTGCAGCAGCTCGCGCATCGTCAAGACCAGCTCGAGCCACCCGCCGCCGATCCGGCGAGTCTCGACCGCCTCGGCACCGACCGACGTCGCAATGGCTTCGGCCGCGGCGGCGACGTCGTCGACGGTGTGCCCGACGCGGGCCCGGACCCGGAAGGTGAGCGTGTTCCCCGAGGTGCGCACACGCCGCAGGCGGGGGATCACCCGTGCCCCGTCGTCGGAGTCCGAGGTCGCCAGGCCGCAGCGGTCGGCAATCGTCGACCACCGCTTGCGCAGGTGACGTCGCCATCCGCGGCGCCGGATCGGCCCACCGAGCACCGCCTCGTAGGTCAGCGGGTGCACGACGGACCAGACCGCGCGCAGCAGGCAGAACGCCGGGACGCACCAGATGACCGCGTAGCCGGCGAGGCGCTGGTCGAGGATGAGCAGGACGTTGCCCAGCACGACGCAGGCCAGCAGCAGCCGCCAGGACCGCAGCGTCCACCAGACCAGATGCCACGCCGCCCCCGCGACAGTCCGGGTGACGGCCCACGCCGTGCCGAGCGCGTCCATCACGCCGCCTCCACCCCATCAGACGGACGGTCGTCGAGGTCGTCCCACCACGGCTCGGTCGGAGGGAACGCGCGCACCGGTCGGACCAGCTCGCCCGCGTAGTGCACCGCGAACCGCGGCTCGACCCCGGACATCGAGGACCACACCGTGAACCCTCGGGAATGGTCCTCGGGCGGGTACTCGGTCACCTCGCCCAGGGACAGCAGCCGGGCCAGGTGCTCCGCATCCGCCTGGTTGTCGACGTGCACGCTCACGCACGTGCGTCCCAGCGCGAGGTAGCCGACCCGGCCGCCGACCCACTCGACCAGGTCCCCGGCGACCTGCAGCAGCTCCGCAGGCGCGAGCCCGCCCGTGGCCGCGGACATCAGGCCGCCGCCTTCGCCGTGGGCGGCTTCGCGTCGGTGCGGTCCTGCCCAGGAGCGACCA contains:
- a CDS encoding tyrosine-type recombinase/integrase, with protein sequence MPRKPIEPGRWGQIRRREISPGVWRAQALYRDFTGVLHKYEARGPSGAAAQRRLEDKLHRASTDGTTSGGAAITPESRMTVVFDQWVSEKRVEGQITPQSLATYLGVLERDLRPAFGALRVREVTPVAVNRVLMALSSAQKFDTARQARNVLSQVMMMCVRYGAAPFNPVRDAVTVRKPRRAEVRALGLEDIALLRKAVREWEDRPALPRGRRNVTLLPQIVDTMLGTGLRIGECLALREADLDLEALIPTLTVTGTVVRVEGRLLRQSKPKSDSSRRTITLPDFVVAAITEALDLGLDGGPDALVFPSTSATPRSPSRIRDQLRDAQAAIGTKVTPHDFRRTVATQVANSTTIANATALLGHADEGTTVRHYVKRTHVAPDLRTVIDQLVTQASSSGVPEGKTE
- a CDS encoding glycosyl hydrolase family 18 protein, translated to MRHRSTPSRRAALALVTAGALVVGTGAAAHAAKPSAPDAGSTHDADGVNGFRTLGYFPGWGVADSHDYEVADLVKTGAVADLTHLTYAFGNVTTDLVCDISDDVVPDGGIDAGQPEGDPENDYLRLVGASDSVDGVADTPDQALAGNFNQLRKLKELYPDLQITISLGGWTWSDNFSEAALTAESRQRLVDSCISTYLDGDLPVYGEQGGDGVAAGIFDGFDVDWEWPADTGEHPSPNPAVDKENFLALMELFRAELDERSAVTGEDYLLTGFAPAGWGPRTNGGWVDPRLADVVDFLNIQGYDYHGTWVANRTGHQGNLHPYAWPDNPSANWGLAADGLLGAYRAAGYDDDQIVLGLAAYGQGWRGVDDPTPGAPAEAAVGVKNYSELHDLGTEYYDEEAVAAYRYDGDQWWSLDTPRSVAAKASWVAENGYGGAYFWDIAGDYKNELGGTLADTFRAATPGPLVEGPGAAPWYASGVYTAGDVVAHNGTEYQARWWTRAQEPGAKNGPWVKVGPRGTFPVSAEDCAPAYDPAATYSNGDVVSQAGVNHTAMWWTRGQSPAANTWNAWDAGTPCA
- a CDS encoding replication initiator: MNAATATAEGFWGHSPEVPLDLVDLTDAQAAGIVARLRDRTTGAFAEAAALTGYCSHPIRLQGTSTTIDAATGEVLSQFSSADAPLATLYRACGNRRESVCPACSRVYARDTFEMIRAGLLGGKTVPDTVADNPLVFATLTAPSFGHVHGTGGKRGGGRCRPHGTGVCPHGRPRSCTAQHSDTDPLVGGPLCEACYDWHSAVVWQWHAPELWRRFTIALRRQVADRLGVPESALRDVASVQFAKVAEYQVRGLVHFHALIRLDGPDGPGSPAPLDGKTLAQAAKDAARSVVVTAPPVDGGDVPRLLRFGKQLDVRCVRSGVPDNDDGTDDLRPEQVAGYLAKYSTKGTGTDPSAPRPHHQRLIRTCRWLAERARTACRGLAGPDPEDDDGCLCGQCADSPYRLLTKWAHMLGFRGHFSSKSRRYSIPLGRLRRARARFQKLKADADRDGTPMDTADLENRLLADDEDTTLVIGHWTYAGTGWTNPGDKALADAAAARAREYAQWKARTRGGEVPITPAA
- a CDS encoding FtsK/SpoIIIE domain-containing protein, which encodes MDALGTAWAVTRTVAGAAWHLVWWTLRSWRLLLACVVLGNVLLILDQRLAGYAVIWCVPAFCLLRAVWSVVHPLTYEAVLGGPIRRRGWRRHLRKRWSTIADRCGLATSDSDDGARVIPRLRRVRTSGNTLTFRVRARVGHTVDDVAAAAEAIATSVGAEAVETRRIGGGWLELVLTMRELLHVPTLPVIPSAIETGAVTLGRTSDGSPWRLDLTARHTLVVGRSGSGKGSIFWGIAGNLAPASHAGMVQLWGVDLKGGVEVAVGAPMFSHVAMNEPDAVRLLADLHRVIVDRQSLMRGLSRSFTPTPGDPVHVLMIDELAVLTAYASKDVVNEAATLLKLILTQGRAFGVMVVAFVQDPRKETVGMRELFTQTIALRLASASETRMVLGEGMAAAAPAHHVAATMPGAGYLVGDDGHVERVRADYWADDFIRMVAATYPAPPVPPLPTEAEAGSPVGNDVPAGAPGEPVETAPRPRTPRKRSPRRSTVERDAEVA
- a CDS encoding DUF4956 domain-containing protein encodes the protein MSPYLLYAIDAVAIAVLTFALYFPRHRRRDLVVAFLGMNVGVIAVASVLAQSSVGAGLGLGLFGVLSIIRLRSNELSQYEVAYYFASLALGLLGGLGSSVGWLAVAGMALILLVMSLADSPRLFAAHRTAHVVVDRAVTDHGELVAHLEHLLGGRVHSASVERLDLANDTTWVEVRYRTDVAPSRPLPDALPTTPLEGPRHADLAVTR
- a CDS encoding helix-turn-helix transcriptional regulator, with the protein product MSTTSVSQIDRTSTRRRLMTPDELADYLGVSLHCVYAWSSRGGGPNVVRVGARLRYRPDDVEAWLDRVTDDRAVG